The sequence GAGCGTGATCGAGAAGCCGCCGTCGCGGTCGCAGCCCTTCGAGGAGGCGGCGGAGGCGGTGTTCGGGGCGAGCAGGGCGGCGGCGATCAGCGCGCCGCCCAGCAGAGCGGTTGTCTTGGGGACCATGCCCGTGTGACACGGCGGCGCCGGCCGTGTCACGCGGGTGCGACGAAGGTCTGAGCGGCGGTCCGACCGCGTCTACAGCGCGGCGCGCGTCTGCTTGGCGAGCGCGAGGTGCCCGCGGACGACCGGCGCGGTCTTGCTCGCGTAGGCGCGCAGGCTCGCGACCTTGCCACCGTCGATCTCCAGCAGGCACACGCCGAGCGTCTGCCGGTGCGCGACGATCTGCCGGCGCAGGTAGGTGCGGTCGAACGCGCTGCCGTCGAGCGCCCCCAGTCGCGCCGCGTCACGCTTCTGCTTGGACGACGGCGCCGTCGGCACCGACGTGCTCCAGGCACGGGCGATGCCCTTCAGCTCGGTCTGGGCGGCCGTGTGGTCGGCGACCATCCGCCGCGCGTAGGCGCGCACGCCGGCGTCGTCGCTCTCGCGCAGGGCCAGGCGGGCCGTCGCGATCTCCGCGAGGTTCGAGCGGGCGGCGTTGACGAGGAACGACCGGTCCTCCGGGAAGTCGGCCGGTCGCGCGGACGCCGCGGCCGGCGCGGCGAGGGACAGGGCCGCGAGCGCGGCGACGATGGGGCGGTTGAGCATGGCCCGGCGCTACCCCCTGACCTTCGCCAGGCCGGGGCGAACTGGCGCGTTCGCCCACAGCAGGTCGCACCTGCGACGGTGAGCCCGCGCTTGCGGTCCTGCCCCGAACCGTGAAGTGATCCCCGAGCGCGCTGAGCCCGTGCCACCATCTCCGCGATGGGACGGACCCTGCTCGTGGTCGTCGCCTGCGTGGTCGCGGGGGCGTATTGGTTCGGCGTCTACGCGATCGCGGCGCGCTTCGTGCTGCACGGCCCCGTCACCCACGAGTCGGTCACGCGGTCGGTGTACGACGAGGCGCCGTTCGGCTGGCTGAGCCTGCCCGAATGCGAGTTCGACCGCGAGCCCTGG comes from Solirubrobacter pauli and encodes:
- a CDS encoding DUF4142 domain-containing protein, with the protein product MLNRPIVAALAALSLAAPAAASARPADFPEDRSFLVNAARSNLAEIATARLALRESDDAGVRAYARRMVADHTAAQTELKGIARAWSTSVPTAPSSKQKRDAARLGALDGSAFDRTYLRRQIVAHRQTLGVCLLEIDGGKVASLRAYASKTAPVVRGHLALAKQTRAAL